TCGCCATCGGCGGCGTGCTGGCCATGCTGATCCGTGCGCAACTGGCGACGCCGCGCTCGGCCTTCATGGAGGCCGAGGTCTACAATCAGGTCTTCACGATGCACGGCACCGTGATGATGTTCCTGTTCGCCATCCCGCTGTTCGAGGGTCTGGCGATCTACCTGCTGCCCAAGATGCTGGGGACGCGCGATCTGGCCTTCCCGCGGCTGACGGCTTACGGTTTCTGGTGTTATGCCTTTGGCGGAAGCATGCTGATCCTGTCGCTTCTCGCGGGGGTCGCGCCCGACAGCGGCTGGTTCATGTATCCGCCCCTGTCCTCGGTGCTGGGCTCGCCCGGCATCAACCCGGACTTCTGGCTGATCGGGATCACCTTCGTCGAGATCTCCGCCATCGGCGCGGCCGTCGAGATCACCGTCAGCATCCTGAAGGTCCGCGCCCCGGGGATGAGCCTCGCGCGGATGCCGATCTTTGCCTGGTATGCGCTGGTCACCGCGCTGATGATCCTGACGGGCTTTCCGCCGCTGATCCTCGGCTCGATCCTGCTGGAGCTGGAGCGCGCCTTCGGCCTGCCCTTCTTCCAGCCCGAACTGGGCGGCGACAGTCTTCTCTGGCAGCACCTGTTCTGGCTGTTCGGTCACCCCGAGGTCTACATCATCTTCCTGCCCGCAGCGGGGGCGATCTCGACGATCCTGCCGGTGATGGCACGCACCACCATTCTGGGCTACGGCTGGGTCGTGGCGGCGGCGGTGGCGCTGGGATTCCTGAGCTTCGGTCTCTGGGTCCACCACATGTTCACCACCGGCATTCCGCACATGGGCCTTGCGTTCTTCTCGGCCGCCTCGACGCTGGTCGCGGTCCCGACGGCCGTGCAGGTGTTCGCCTGGATCGGAACATTGTGGAAGGGCCGGCCCGGAATGCACCTCCCCATGCTCTGGATCATGGGGTTCTTCGCGACTTTCGTGATCGGCGGGCTGACCGGCGTGATGGTCGCGATCGTGCCGTTCGACTGGCAGGCGCATGACACCACCTTCATCGTCGCGCACCTGCATTACGTGCTGGTGGGAGGCTTCGTCTTTCCGATGCTGGCCGCGCTCTACTACTGGCTGCCGCACCTGAGCGGGCGCAAGCGGTTCTTCAAGCTGGGCGAAACCGCGTTCTGGCTGATCTTCACCGGGTTTCACGGCACGTTCCTTCTGCTGCACTGGTCGGGGCTGCTGGGCCAGCGGCGGCGCATCCCCACCTATGACGCGGGCAGCGGGTGGGAGGTGATCAACCTGATTTCCTCGATCGGGTCCTTCGTGATGACAGTCGGCTTCGCGCTCGTGGTGGTGGACGTCGTGGCGAACATGCGGCTGGCGGTTCGCGGGCAGCGCAACCCCTGGGGGGCCGGAACGCTTGAATGGGCGATGCCGACGCCGCCGCCCGCCTACAATTTCGCGAGCCTTCCGGCCGTGGCCGGCCGCGATCCGCTGGTCGACGATCCGCATCTCGCCGTCCGGATCGCACGGGGCGAAGGGTTCCTTGGCGCTCCGCGCGACGGACGGCGGGAGGTGCTGGTGGTGGACACGGCGGACGCAACGCCGGAGGCCCTGCTTGTCCTTCCCGGCAACACTGCCCTTCCCATCCTCATGTCCGCGGCTACGGGGCTGTTCTTCCTGTCGTTCCTGGCGAAGATCTACTGGCTCGCGCCCGTCGCGGTGGGACTTGTCGCCGCTCTGGCCCTTCGGTGGGCCTGGAGCCTAGGGAACCGCAGCGACCAGGGCCTGCAGGACGTGGGCCGCGGCCAGCGCCTGCCACTGGCGGGTGAAACCCAGGGCCCGCCGGCCTGGTGGGGATCGGTGTTCCTGCTGGTCGCGGATGCGACGTTCTTCGGCTCGCTCCTGTTCGGCTATGCCTTCCTGTGGACGGTCGCGCCCGGCTGGCCGCCGCCGCGCTACATCGACTGGACGTGGACGGTTCCGGTGCTGGCACTGGGCGGAGCGGTCGTGGCTTCGGGCGCCATCCGGCTTGCCGAAAGATGGCCCGGTCCGCGCGGCACAGGTTTCGCGCTTTCGGCTACCGCGCTGGGGCAGGTCTCGGTCATCGCTGCCATGGTGCTTCTTCTGACGATGGTGCCTGCGCCCGCCGGCCATGCCTTCGGCGCAACCGCCGCGGTGCTTGCGGGATACGCCCTTCTTCACGGCGCGCTGGCGCTTCTGTTCACGCTCTACGGGCTGGCCAGGCTCAGGTCGGGCTACCTGTCGGCGCGGCGCCTGACCGAGGTGCGCATCGCCCGTCTCTGGGTGGATTACGGCGGACTGGTCGCCGTTGCCGTCGCTGCGGCAACCCTCGCGCCCGGAACGGTGCAATGAGCGATATCGCCCGCATCTTCGCGCCGCTTCTGGTGTGGCTCGCGTTGTTCAGCGCGATCTATGGCTTGCACG
This genomic window from Rhodobacter sp. CZR27 contains:
- the ctaD gene encoding cytochrome c oxidase subunit I, which produces MTALRRHRELTRIWASDPGWRRPFTTVNHTDLGRMFLLAAIVFFAIGGVLAMLIRAQLATPRSAFMEAEVYNQVFTMHGTVMMFLFAIPLFEGLAIYLLPKMLGTRDLAFPRLTAYGFWCYAFGGSMLILSLLAGVAPDSGWFMYPPLSSVLGSPGINPDFWLIGITFVEISAIGAAVEITVSILKVRAPGMSLARMPIFAWYALVTALMILTGFPPLILGSILLELERAFGLPFFQPELGGDSLLWQHLFWLFGHPEVYIIFLPAAGAISTILPVMARTTILGYGWVVAAAVALGFLSFGLWVHHMFTTGIPHMGLAFFSAASTLVAVPTAVQVFAWIGTLWKGRPGMHLPMLWIMGFFATFVIGGLTGVMVAIVPFDWQAHDTTFIVAHLHYVLVGGFVFPMLAALYYWLPHLSGRKRFFKLGETAFWLIFTGFHGTFLLLHWSGLLGQRRRIPTYDAGSGWEVINLISSIGSFVMTVGFALVVVDVVANMRLAVRGQRNPWGAGTLEWAMPTPPPAYNFASLPAVAGRDPLVDDPHLAVRIARGEGFLGAPRDGRREVLVVDTADATPEALLVLPGNTALPILMSAATGLFFLSFLAKIYWLAPVAVGLVAALALRWAWSLGNRSDQGLQDVGRGQRLPLAGETQGPPAWWGSVFLLVADATFFGSLLFGYAFLWTVAPGWPPPRYIDWTWTVPVLALGGAVVASGAIRLAERWPGPRGTGFALSATALGQVSVIAAMVLLLTMVPAPAGHAFGATAAVLAGYALLHGALALLFTLYGLARLRSGYLSARRLTEVRIARLWVDYGGLVAVAVAAATLAPGTVQ